From the Streptococcus sanguinis genome, the window TGTACTTTTCCTGATTTTTAGACAAATACTCAAGGACCTGAATATAGTAGTCCGTCGTGGTCTTATTATTCTCACGGCTGATCGTCTTAATATCAGCCTTGGACTGACCGTAGCGACTAAACATATCATAGGCCTTTTCCATGCCGCCTAGACGCTCTGCTAAAGCGTAGGCTGGAGTATTTTCAGAATAAACCAAGGAATATTCCTGCATGTCTGATATTCTCATAGCACCGTTGAAAGCACCAACATAGTTATCATGCTCGCCCCTATATTCATAGTTTGTATTGGTAATATCAAACCGCTCGTCCATAGAAAGTTTGCCGGCAGCAACCTCATCTACTACCAGCATATTGAGAGGGAGCTTGTAGGTCGATCCCGCAGTCATAGGCTGGGTATCATTCATTGCAAAGGTCTTGCCAGTCGTCAAATCCTTATATGAAAATGCAACCTGGGAGGGTTCAATTCCCATTTCAGTCATATAAGCCTGAATGACCTGAGTCAAATCCAAATTTGCATAGTCAAATCGCAGCCCCAAAGCATCCATAGTCGGGCCGTCCGCCTCCATGACCTTCTGCTTCTCCTCTGGACTTTTCTCAACAGGCTTCGGCTTTTCTTCAACTAGTTTGGAATCAGGCTTGACTTTCTCTTCTTCCTGTTCTTGCTCGCCAGACTTTGCAAGTTGGGCAGCCTCTTGTGCTTTCTTTTCAATAGCCTTATTTCGTTGGGTTATAAAAAGGAAGATGAAGCCCAGCAGACAAAGACAAGAAAGGACAGCTACGATAATCGTTACAATTTTTTTACTCAAAACATTTCTCCTAGCATTTGTATTATAAAAAATTATGAGGAAAATAACAAGTGAAACCCAGAAAAAAGGCATTTTAAGCATCAAAAAAGGCAAATCATTAATCGATTCGCCTTTTTATCTATTGAAACTGCCTGTTTATTTAGCAGCAGCGTAAAGTTCGTCAACCTTTTTCCAGTTAATAACTGAGAAGAAAGCTTGGATGTAGTTCGGACGAAGATTGCGGTATTTCACATAGTAAGCATGTTCCCAAACATCCAGTCCCAAGATTGGAGTTTTACCTTCTGAAATAGGAGTATCCTGATTTGCTGTTGAGGTCACTTCCAACTTGCCTTCTTTGTTGACAACCAACCAAGCCCAGCCAGAACCAAAACGAGTTGTAGCCGCTGCAGTGAAAGCTGCTTTAAAGTCTTCAAATGATCCAAAAGTAGCTTCGATATCCGCTGCCAACTCTGCAGATGGTGATGTTTCTGCTGGTGTCATCAATTCCCAGAAAAGAGCGTGGTTAAGATGACCACCACCGTTGTTGATGACTGCTTGACGGATATCAGCTGGGATAGACTCCACATCAGCCAATAATTTTTCCAAGTCTTCACCGATTTCAGGATGTTTTTCAAGCGCAGCATTAACATTCGTTACATAGGTATTGTGATGCTTGTCATGATGCAAGTGCATTGTTTCTTCATCAATGTAAGGCTCTAACGCATCGTAAGCGTAAGGAAGATCAGGTAAGATAATTGCCATTTGATAGACCTCTTTTTCTATATGATTATAAAAATGATAACGCAATCATTAGAATTTTTCAACTATTTTGCTTGTAGCTCACCCGTCGCAATCTTGAGCAGAGCCAAATCAAACAGGTAATCTTTATCATACAGCCCCGACTTAATCTGATAATCCGTTTCAATCAGACAGGCCATAGTCTTTTTAAGAAAGGTTAAACTCAGCGAACGAGCATCTTTTAAGGCAAACTTGACTTGATAAGGATTGACCTTGCGGCCTAGATAGTCGGACAAATCAGACACAATCTGACTCTCAGCTCTGCCATTTTCTGCTAAAATCTTGACCTGAGTAAAGATACGAAACTGCCCCAGCATAATAGCAATAAGCTTGATTTCATCCTCACCTTGAAGAGTCAAATCTCGCACCAAGCTTCTAGCTTCATCAATCTTCTGTCGCAAAATCAGCTGGGTCAGGTCAAAAATATTGTCCTGAAGAGTCTTGGGAATGGCCTCGGCAATATCTTCTAAACCAATCTGACCAGACTCTTTATAACCTTTCAGAAAGGCTAAATTTTTACTAACTTCACTGAACTGAAAACCTGATTTCAGCAGCAACTGATCGAAAGCTGTCGGAGCAAATTGTAATCCTTCTGCCTGCGCTTCCTTGCTGAAATAAGCCCGTAGATCTGCTTCCTTGAGTTCTGCAGCCTCAAAAATTTTCCCGTCCCGTTTCAGCAGTTTGACCAGACGGCGCTTGCTATCCAATTTGCCTTCTGCAAAGATAACCAGGCGAGTTGTATCTGCTGGATTTTCCAGATAATTTTCAAAAGATTTGAGTTCTTCATCAGTCAGATACCGCTTCTTGGCTGTTGTCAAATCAGCAAAATGATCCAAAATTACGATTTTTTCATCCGCAAAAAAAGGCAGACTGACCAAGTCCAATTCCACATCCTGATAGTTTGCTTCTTTCATATCAAAAATAGCAGTGTTCAAATCGCCCGGTTGAAACTGAATCTGGCGGAGAAACTGCTCCTTCAACAACTCAAACTGACCCAAGTCATCTCCAGCCAAAATGGTCAAAGCAGGAAGGTTGCTTGGCGTGATTTTTTTAATTTCCTCAATAGCTAACACCGCAAGTCTCCCCTACTTTATATTTCTTGTCAATTTTTTTCATGTATTGATTGTAACAAAAAAGAGTCGGAAAGTCTGCTTTTTTCTTTGTAAACAAAATCTAATTTTTGAGTATATCTGCTATATAAATATGAACTATCAATGGCTTCTTTTTTCTTTGTTATGAAAAGCATTCATGTCTCGTTCTGTTAAAACTTTTCTCCGAACGACAGAGCAAAAAGAGCTGGAAATATTCCAACTCTTTCTTTGTTTATTCATGATTTTCAGTTGCATCATCCACATTGTTTTCAGCAGGTGCAGTAGCTTGCTCCTCTTGAATTGGTGAAACAAAAGGATTATCCTCAACAGTTGCCTGAGTTCCAAAATCTTGAGGTGTTGACTGCTCAGGTGTTTCAGCAGTAAATGGATTTTGAACTGGTTCTGCTTGCTCCACCGCTTGACTTTGATCAGAAACAGGTTGTTGTGGCTGTTGACCAAACTGCTGATCTTGGAAGCCACCTTGCTGTGGCTGTTGGCCAAATGGTTGGTTTTGGACTGGTTGCTGTGGTTGTTGACCAAACTGTTGGCCTTGGAAACCACCTTGTTGCGGCTGTTGACCAAACTGTTGATTTTGAACTGGTTGTTGTGGTTGTTGACCAAATGATTGGTTTTGGACTGGTTGCTGTGGTTGTTGACCAAATTGTTGTCCTTGGAAACCACCTTGCTGTGGCTGTTGGCCAAACTGTTGATTTTGAACAGGTTGTTGTGACTGACCAAACTGTTGTCCTTGGAAACCGCCTTGTTGTGATTGCTGACCAAACTGTTGTCCTTGGAAACCACCTTGTTGTGGTTGTTTTTCATAGTTTAAACCTTGATTGTATGACTGTTGGCCAAACTGTTGTCCTTGGAAGTTTTGCTGGCCATATTGCTGACCGTATGAATTTCCAACCATTTCAGGCTTAGATCCTTGACAAAGCAAAACAATCAAAGCAATAAAACATGGAAGAGCTACAAGAACTGCAATAATATTTAGAACAGGAATAAGGATTGCAATAGACGGACCAATAGCCAAAAATAGGAAAGCCCAATGATAACCAGCATCCCGCAAACGGCGAACTATAATTGCCATACTAGGAACTAAGATAGCTAAATAATAAATCAGTAGGATAAACCAAAAAATAACAGCAAATCCTGCCCCAGCCAAGAATGCTGATGGATCTGGTTCATATCCATAAGCTGCGTCCTGAGCTACAGAAAAAATACTTCCTAATGCAGAAACCCAAATAATGATAAACAATGGTACGATGATAATCATGTGACACAAAAACGCCCACCAATAGTCTGACCGACTTGAACGGCCCGAAAAATCAGCATAGTGTGTCCAAAATTTTTTATATGCAGCAAACATAAAATTCTCCTCTATAATTTTTTATACCCATTATCTTATCACAAATGCATAAATAAATCAATATGACTTCCTGACTGAAGCTAAATGGACATGAGAAAAAAGTATCAGTTGGAATCTTCAATCTAGATATCAGCGTACCGTTTCAATCCTCCAGGAATTCCAACCAATCAAACGAATGGCTCCCTGCTGGTCAGTTCGATAGATGGCTGTATTAAACTTCTCAAATCTTTGCAAAGTTTCCTGATGCGGATGTCGATAACGATTATTCTGGCCAGCTGATATCAAGGCCAGTTTCGGCTGAATTTGCTCTAAAAAATCTGGACTGGAAGAGCCTTTGGAGCCATGGTGTCCTGCTTTTAAGACATCTGCTGTCAGCTGAGGGAATCGCTGCAGCAGTTCAATTTCTCCCTGCCTTTCCAAATCACCTGTAAACAAAAATTTTGTCTGAAAGAACTCCCCGTAGAGTACAATCGAATCATCATTTCCACCGTCGCCTGTCCCACTAGGATAGAGAACCTGCAAAGCTGAGTCAAATACCGGAATCTCATCTCCCACTTCTACGACATGGACAGAACTTTCTATCTGCTCCAGCTTTTGAACAAAATCAGGCTGAGTGAGACTTCCTTTGGAAACATAGATTTCCTTGATGGAAAAATGCTTAGCTACCTCCAGCATATCTCCCATGTGATCGGTATCGGTATGAGTCAGGACCAATACATCCAGACTAGCAACACCACGACTTTTGAGATAGGGAATTAAGGTCTTTTCTGCATTGGATGAAGTCTGTCGCTCCTGCCAAGCCTCTTTCTTTCCTATCTCGACTCGTCCCCCAACGTCAATCAAAATCGTCCTGCCCTGCCATTCCCGGAGAAAAATGCTATCTCCCTGACCAATATCCACTACTGTAATCTCATTTTGCAGCGGATGCTTTGTTAGGAAAAATAAGAGAAGAGCAAGCAAACTAAAAGATAAAAGCCAGCTTTTCTTTCTCCGAAAGTCATAGATTAAAGCCAAAACCAAAAGCAAAGCGAACAGTAACCAGAGGTTGGGCTTCCCAAAAATCAAAGGGCGCGGAGCAAAATCAGCTACCCAACGAATCACATCTTCGAGTAAGTCAAAGAAAAAATTGACTTGAGTGATTTTTAAAAGTGGTGACAAAATAAAAATGAGGGTTAAGCCTGGCAGTATCAGCAGGTCAAAGAATAGTGAAAATAAAAAAGTTAAAATCACGGACCAAGGCTGAAATTCAGAAAAATAGTAGATTAGTATAGGCAAAATCCCCAATGAAATAGTCAGACTTTCCGCTAAAAGCTTACGAATCGGCGGTAACTTTTCAAAATCCATCATAGAAATCAAAAAGGCATAGGCGCAGGACAAGACACCGCCTGCTGTCAGAAGAAAATTGGGCATGATGATAAAGAGAACCATCAGTGTCAGAGCAAAGTTATCTAATCTGGTCAGTCCTTGCTGGGCCAACAACTTCTGAACTAAGCTTCTGACGACAGAAACAGAAAAGCCTGTGAGTCCAGCATAGATAAATGAAAAAGGCAGCTGCAAAGCATTTACTGTCT encodes:
- a CDS encoding serine hydrolase → MSKKIVTIIVAVLSCLCLLGFIFLFITQRNKAIEKKAQEAAQLAKSGEQEQEEEKVKPDSKLVEEKPKPVEKSPEEKQKVMEADGPTMDALGLRFDYANLDLTQVIQAYMTEMGIEPSQVAFSYKDLTTGKTFAMNDTQPMTAGSTYKLPLNMLVVDEVAAGKLSMDERFDITNTNYEYRGEHDNYVGAFNGAMRISDMQEYSLVYSENTPAYALAERLGGMEKAYDMFSRYGQSKADIKTISRENNKTTTDYYIQVLEYLSKNQEKYKDILYYIGESFPGEYYKRYLRDITIYQKPGYVREALNVDALVMEEKPYIIALYTAYLGGSTEASDEISGVGIEQVGQLAYVINEWHRVNMN
- the sodA gene encoding superoxide dismutase SodA, with the translated sequence MAIILPDLPYAYDALEPYIDEETMHLHHDKHHNTYVTNVNAALEKHPEIGEDLEKLLADVESIPADIRQAVINNGGGHLNHALFWELMTPAETSPSAELAADIEATFGSFEDFKAAFTAAATTRFGSGWAWLVVNKEGKLEVTSTANQDTPISEGKTPILGLDVWEHAYYVKYRNLRPNYIQAFFSVINWKKVDELYAAAK
- the holA gene encoding DNA polymerase III subunit delta; amino-acid sequence: MLAIEEIKKITPSNLPALTILAGDDLGQFELLKEQFLRQIQFQPGDLNTAIFDMKEANYQDVELDLVSLPFFADEKIVILDHFADLTTAKKRYLTDEELKSFENYLENPADTTRLVIFAEGKLDSKRRLVKLLKRDGKIFEAAELKEADLRAYFSKEAQAEGLQFAPTAFDQLLLKSGFQFSEVSKNLAFLKGYKESGQIGLEDIAEAIPKTLQDNIFDLTQLILRQKIDEARSLVRDLTLQGEDEIKLIAIMLGQFRIFTQVKILAENGRAESQIVSDLSDYLGRKVNPYQVKFALKDARSLSLTFLKKTMACLIETDYQIKSGLYDKDYLFDLALLKIATGELQAK
- a CDS encoding DUF805 domain-containing protein, with the protein product MFAAYKKFWTHYADFSGRSSRSDYWWAFLCHMIIIVPLFIIIWVSALGSIFSVAQDAAYGYEPDPSAFLAGAGFAVIFWFILLIYYLAILVPSMAIIVRRLRDAGYHWAFLFLAIGPSIAILIPVLNIIAVLVALPCFIALIVLLCQGSKPEMVGNSYGQQYGQQNFQGQQFGQQSYNQGLNYEKQPQQGGFQGQQFGQQSQQGGFQGQQFGQSQQPVQNQQFGQQPQQGGFQGQQFGQQPQQPVQNQSFGQQPQQPVQNQQFGQQPQQGGFQGQQFGQQPQQPVQNQPFGQQPQQGGFQDQQFGQQPQQPVSDQSQAVEQAEPVQNPFTAETPEQSTPQDFGTQATVEDNPFVSPIQEEQATAPAENNVDDATENHE
- a CDS encoding DNA internalization-related competence protein ComEC/Rec2 yields the protein MSQWIKKLPLAPIYLAFILVWVYFAVYSGSSLAYLGLGVLLLRLFFSYPLKKSLAALAFLSLFVLFFLLRREMAEQAFRQEPPSASSVQVLPDTIKFNGDSLSFRGRTDGRLYQVFYKIKSASEKKAFQQLTDLVVLDFEGEFEHAQQQRNFSGFDYQAYLKSQGIYRTLKINKIQSLRPISSLNPLDWLSVWRRKALVYIRSNFPSPMSHYMTGLLFGDLDTEFAEMSDLYSSLGIIHLFALSGMQVGFFLDGFRRILLRLGMKRETVNALQLPFSFIYAGLTGFSVSVVRSLVQKLLAQQGLTRLDNFALTLMVLFIIMPNFLLTAGGVLSCAYAFLISMMDFEKLPPIRKLLAESLTISLGILPILIYYFSEFQPWSVILTFLFSLFFDLLILPGLTLIFILSPLLKITQVNFFFDLLEDVIRWVADFAPRPLIFGKPNLWLLFALLLVLALIYDFRRKKSWLLSFSLLALLLFFLTKHPLQNEITVVDIGQGDSIFLREWQGRTILIDVGGRVEIGKKEAWQERQTSSNAEKTLIPYLKSRGVASLDVLVLTHTDTDHMGDMLEVAKHFSIKEIYVSKGSLTQPDFVQKLEQIESSVHVVEVGDEIPVFDSALQVLYPSGTGDGGNDDSIVLYGEFFQTKFLFTGDLERQGEIELLQRFPQLTADVLKAGHHGSKGSSSPDFLEQIQPKLALISAGQNNRYRHPHQETLQRFEKFNTAIYRTDQQGAIRLIGWNSWRIETVR